One Zymoseptoria tritici IPO323 chromosome 3, whole genome shotgun sequence genomic region harbors:
- a CDS encoding putative IMP1 (Shows sequence similarity to IMP1; Catalytic subunit of the mitochondrial inner membrane peptidase complex, required for maturation of mitochondrial proteins of the intermembrane space; complex contains Imp1p and Imp2p (both catalytic subunits), and Som1p [] [Saccharomyces cerevisiae]. ...), which yields FLAFHVITGYFYTFVDCYGVSMLPTIYSSGEWVFISKYYRRGRGVIPGDLVSFDHPVKEGRAIKRVIALSGDFVLMNSPDKSDAMIQIPEGHCWVVGDNLPHSRDSRMFGPLPMALINGKVTAK from the exons TTTCTGGCGTTCCATGTTATCACAGGATACTTCTACACCTTCGTAGATTGCTACGGCGTGTCGATGCTGCCTACAATCTACAGCTCCGGCGAATGGGTCTTCATCAGCAAATACTacagaagaggaagaggcgtAATCCCAGGAGATCTTGTTAGCTTCGACCACCCGGTCAAGGAGGGACGGGCGATCAAGCGGGTCATTGCATTGAGCGGTGACTTTGTGCTTATGAACTCGCCCGATAAGAGCGATGCTATGATACAG ATTCCAGAAGGACACTGCTGGGTAGTGGGGGACAATTTGCCTCATTCGCGGGACTCTCGAATGTTCGGTCCTTTGCCCATGGCGTTGATTAATGGAAAGGTCACGGCAAAG